Proteins from a single region of Dryobates pubescens isolate bDryPub1 chromosome 37, bDryPub1.pri, whole genome shotgun sequence:
- the RAG1 gene encoding V(D)J recombination-activating protein 1 → MSVASQMDLPEEILHPYSKFSDWKFKLFKVRSFEKTPSDDSQQLNKDQAEGITSSNKETILYEHEAVPRGEEVDLGDNRHALEKDAKDMKTQDKEAHQKNLRRLCRICGVSLKTDCYKRTHPVHGPVDDETLLLLRKKEKKATSWPDLIAKVFKIDVRGDVDTVHPTRFCHNCWSIIHRKFSNTPPEVYFPRNSTMEWQPHSPDCNVCHTTSHGGKRKGQLPSVQHGKRLKTTAECALTNRGGKNPAQIKNKNVMKETVNCKNTHLSTKLLAVDYPLDFIKSISCQICDHILADPVETTCRHLFCRTCILKCIKVMGSYCPSCWYPCFPTDLVTPVKSFLNVLHSLSIRCPVKECDEEISHGKYGQHLSSHKEMKDRGLYSYINKGGRPRQHLLSLTRRAQKHRLRELKRQVKAFAEKEEGGDMRAVCMTLFLLALRARNEHKQADELEAMMQGRGSGLHPAVCLAIRVNTFLSCSQYHKMYRTVKAVSGRQIFQPLHALRAAEKALLPGYHPFEWKPPLKNVSTNTEVGILDGLSGLPHSVDDYPVDTIAKRFRYDAALVCALKDMEEEILEGMKAINLDDYLSGPFTVVVKESCDGMGDVSEKHGSGPAVPEKAVRFSFTVMNIAIAQGNESKRIFEEVKPNSELCCKPLCLMLADESDHETLTAILSPLIAEREAMKNSQLLLEMGGILRTFKFVFRGTGYDEKLVREVEGLEASGSTYICTLCDATRLEASQNLVFHSITRSHAENLERYEMWRSNPYHESVDELRNRVKGVSAKPFMETVPSIDALHCDIGNAAEFYRIFQMEIGEVYKNPDVSKEERKRWQLTLDKHLRKKMNLKPMMRMSGNFARKLMCKETVEAVCELIKCEERHEALKELMDLYLKMKPVWRSSSPAKECPELLCQYSYNSQRFAELLATKFKYRYEGKITNYFHKTLAHVPEIIERDGSIGAWASEGNESGNKLFRRFRKMNARQSKCYEMEDVLKHHWLYTSKYLQKFMNAHKTLKSQGFTIDPNESLGGTLSLEEVLESNNSEEA, encoded by the coding sequence atgTCAGTAGCCTCACAAATGGACCTGCCTGAAGAAATTCTGCACCCGTATTCAAAATTTTCTGACTGGAAATTCAAGTTGTTTAAAGTGAGATCATTTGAAAAGACTCCTTCTGATGACAGCCAGCAACTAAACAAAGATCAGGCAGAAGGGATCACTTCTTCAAACAAAGAAACCATTCTTTATGAGCATGAAGCAGTGCCGAGAGGAGAAGAGGTGGATTTAGGGGACAATAGGCATGCACTTGAGAAGGATGCCAAGGACATGAAAACACAAGACAAGGAAGCTCATCAAAAAAATCTGAGGCGACTTTGCCGTatctgtggagtctccttaaAAACAGATTGTTACAAGAGGACTCACCCAGTGCACGGGCCAGTGGATGATGAAACCCTCTTGCttctgagaaagaaagagaaaaaagcaacATCTTGGCCAGACCTTATCGCTAAGGTTTTTAAGATCGATGTGCGAGGGGACGTCGATACTGTCCACCCCACTCGGTTCTGTCACAACTGCTGGAGTATTATCCACAGGAAATTCAGTAATACCCCACCTGAAGTGTACTTTCCTAGGAACAGCACAATGGAGTGGCAGCCCCACTCTCCAGACTGCAACGTGTGCCACACTACCAGCCACGGAGGCAAGAGAAAAGGTCAGCTGCCCAGCGTGCAACATGGAAAACGTCTGAAGACCACTGCAGAATGTGCTCTAACCAACAGAGGTGGAAAGAACCCAGCACAGATCAAGAACAAAAACGTAATGAAAGAGACTGTCAATTGCAAGAATACACAtctcagcaccaagctgcttGCAGTCGATTATCCACTGGATTTCATTAAATCCATCTCTTGCCAGATCTGTGACCATATTTTGGCAGATCCGGTGGAAACAACATGTAGACACTTGTTCTGCAGAACTTGCATCCTTAAGTGCATCAAGGTCATGGGCAGCTATTGCCCTTCCTGCTGGTATCCTTGCTTCCCTACTGATCTGGTAACCCCAGTGAAATCTTTCCTGAATGTTCTCCATAGCCTGAGTATAAGATGTCCTGTGAAGGAATGTGATGAAGAGATCTCACATGGAAAATATGGCCAACACCTCTCCAGCCACAAGGAGATGAAAGATAGAGGGCTCTACAGCTACATAAATAAAGGTGGACGACCAAGGCAGCACCTCCTGTCTTTGACCAGGAGAGCTCAGAAACATCGTCTGAGAGAGCTGAAACGCCAAGTCAAGGCTTTTGCTGAGAAAGAAGAGGGTGGTGATATGAGGGCTGTGTGCATGACTCTGTTCCTGCTAGCTTTAAGAGCAAGAAATGAACACAAACAAGCAGATGAACTAGAGGCTATGATGCAGGGGAGGGGATCTGGGCTTCACCCTGCTGTCTGCCTGGCCATCCGAGTCAACACATTTCTCAGCTGTAGCCAGTATCATAAAATGTATAGAACAGTGAAAGCTGTCAGTGGGAGGCagatcttccagcccctgcatgCTCTGCGTGCTGCTGAGAAGGCTCTCCTGCCAGGGTATCATCCCTTTGAGTGGAAGCCTCCCTTGAAAAATGTATCTACTAACACAGAAGTGGGAATTCTAGATGGACTCTCAGGATTGCCACACTCAGTTGATGACTACCCAGTAGATACAATTGCAAAGAGATTTCGATACGATGCAGCCTTAGTTTGTGCCTTAAAGGACATGGAGGAGGAGATCCTGGAAGGCATGAAAGCCATAAATCTGGATGACTATTTGAGTGGTCCCTTCACTGTGGTAGTAAAGGAGTCCTGTGACGGGATGGGAGATGTCAGTGAGAAGCATGGAAGCGGGCCTGCTGTGCCAGAGAAGGCGGTTCGCTTTTCTTTCACGGTCATGAACATCGCCATAGCGCAGGGGAACGAAAGCAAGAGGATCTTCGAAGAAGTAAAGCCCAACTCAGAGCTATGCTGCAAGCCCTTGTGCCTTATGCTGGCTGATGAATCGGATCACGAAACTCTGACGGCAATCCTGAGCCCCCTCATAGCAGAAAGAGAAGCTATGAAAAACAGCCAACTGCTGCTTGAAATGGGAGGCATCTTGAGAACATTCAAATTCGTCTTTAGGGGTACAGGGTATGATGAGAAACTTGTGCGTGaagtggaggggctggaagcctCAGGTTCCACTTACATTTGTACCCTGTGTGATGCAACCCGCCTGGAGGCATCCCAGAACTTGGTCTTCCACTCCATCACCAGGAGCCATGCTGAAAATCTGGAGCGATATGAAATGTGGAGGTCCAACCCGTATCACGAATCTGTCGATGAGCTCCGCAATAGGGTGAAGGGCGTTTCAGCCAAGCCTTTCATGGAGACAGTGCCCTCCATAGATGCCTTGCACTGCGACATCGGCAACGCGGCCGAATTCTACAGGATCTTCCAGATGGAGATTGGTGAAGTTTACAAGAATCCTGATGTGTctaaagaggagaggaagaggtggCAGTTGACTCTTGACAAACACCTCAGGAAGAAGATGAACTTGAAGCCCATGATGAGGATGAGTGGAAATTTTGCTAGAAAACTCATGTGCAAAGAGACAGTCGAGGCAGTATGTGAATTAATCAAATGTGAGGAAAGGCATGAAGCCCTAAAAGAGCTGATGGACCTTTACCTGAAGATGAAGCCGGTGTGGCGATCCTCGAGCCCTGCCAAGGAGTGTCCAGAATTGCTGTGCCAGTACAGCTACAATTCGCAGCGCTTTGCCGAGCTCCTAGCTACAAAGTTCAAATACAGATATGAGGGCAAGATTACCAACTATTTCCACAAAACCCTTGCTCACGTTCCTGAAATCATCGAAAGGGACGGGTCCATCGGGGCCTGGGCAAGTGAAGGGAATGAGTCTGGAAACAAACTCTTCAGGAGGTTCCGAAAAATGAATGCCAGACAGTCCAAATGCTACGAGATGGAGGATGTCTTGAAGCATCACTGGCTCTATACCTCCAAGTACCTACAGAAGTTCATGAATGCTCACAAAACATTAAAAagccagggcttcaccattgATCCAAATGAGAGTTTAGGTGGCACCTTGTCACTGGAGGAGGTCTTGGAAAGCAACAATTCAGAGGAAGCCTAA
- the RAG2 gene encoding V(D)J recombination-activating protein 2: MAQSADKMLLQVVSTISNSSLLQPGFSLLNFDGHVFLFGQKGWPKRSCPTGVFLLDFKQNELKMKPATFSKDSCYLPPLRYPALCTFQGSAESDEDQYIIHGGKTPNNDLSDKIYLMSLVSKTSKKTTFQCIEKDLGGDVPQARYGHTINIVYSRGKSVSVLFGGRTYTPLAQRTTENWNSVVDCVPSVFLIDFEFGCCTSYMLPELQDGLAFHVSLARNDMVYILGGHSLQNNTRAPRLYRLKIDLPLGSPSVTCSILPGGISVSSAIVTQTSDTEFVLVGGYQSDNQKRLACNTIVLEDGRIEIIERASPDWTPDIKHCRIWFGCDMGKGSVLLGIPGASKQLVSDANYFYILRCKGAEDKEEEVTAQICSQTLTEDLGDSTPFEDSEEFCFSAEASSFDIDENDTYNEDDEEDESETGYWITCSASCKVDINTWVPFYSTELNKPAMILCSNGAGHWVHAQCMDLSESMLLHLSEANVKYFCNEHVDLNKGLQTPQKLAQLKKQPMKPLRKKAAMKLTTPVKKSFLRRLFD, from the coding sequence ATGGCCCAGTCAGCAGACAAAATGTTGCTGCAGGTGGTATCAACCATCAGCAATTCATCCTTGCTTCAGCCGGGCTTCTCTCTCCTGAATTTCGATGggcatgttttcctttttgggCAGAAGGGATGGCCAAAGAGATCCTGTCCCACTGGTGTTTTTCTCCTTGATTTTAAGCAGAACGAGCTCAAAATGAAACCTGCCACATTCTCTAAAGACTCGTGTTACCTCCCACCTCTGCGCTACCCTGCTCTTTGTACCTTCCAAGGCAGTGCGGAGTCTGACGAGGACCAATATATCATCCATGGTGGGAAAACACCtaacaatgacctttctgataaGATTTATCTTATGAGTCTGGTAAGCAAAACCAGCAAGAAAACCACTTTCCAGTGCATTGAGAAAGACCTGGGTGGAGATGTCCCTCAAGCTAGGTATGGGCATACAATTAACATTGTTTATAGCCGAGGGAAAAGTGTGAGCGTCCTGTTTGGAGGGAGAACGTACACTCCTCTGGCACAAAGAACCACTGAAAACTGGAACAGCGTAGTTGACTGTGTGCCTTCTGTGTTTCTCATTGATTTTGAGTTTGGATGCTGTACATCATACATGCTTCCAGAGCTTCAGGATGGGCTTGCCTTCCACGTTTCCCTTGCCAGAAATGACATGGTCTACATTTTGGGAGGCCATTCACTTCAAAATAACACCAGGGCCCCCAGACTGTACAGGCTGAAAATTGATCTCCCCCTAGGTAGCCCATCTGTGACCTGCTCCATCCTGCCAGGGGGAATATCTGTGTCAAGTGCTATAGTGACTCAGACCAGTGATACTGAGTTTGTCCTTGTAGGGGGCTACCAGTCTGACAATCAGAAACGGCTGGCGTGTAACACCATAGTTCTGGAAGATGGTAGGATAGAGATTATTGAAAGGGCAAGCCCAGACTGGACACCAGATATTAAACACTGCAGGATCTGGTTTGGCTGTGATATGGGCAAAGGGTCTGTATTGCTGGGCATTCCGGGGGCCAGCAAACAGTTAGTCTCAGATGCAAACTACTTCTATATTTTGAGATGCAAAGGAGCAGAAGACAAGGAGGAAGAAGTGACAGCACAAATTTGCAGCCAGACGTTGACTGAAGACCTTGGAGACTCCACTCCATTTGAAGATTCAGAAGAGTTTTGCTTTAGTGCTGAGGCCAGTAGCTTTGACATTGATGAAAATGACACTTAcaatgaagatgatgaagaagaTGAATCAGAAACAGGCTACTGGATCACTTGCTCTGCCAGTTGCAAAGTTGACATTAACACCTGGGTTCCTTTCTATTCAACAGAACTCAACAAGCCTGCAATGATCCTGTGTTCCAATGGGGCTGGCCACTGGGTCCATGCGCAGTGTATGGATCTCTCAGAAAGCATGCTCCTACATCTCTCAGAAGCTAATGTCAAGTACTTCTGCAATGAGCATGTGGACCTTAATAAAGGCCTACAAACTCCCCAAAAGCTGGCACAGCTGAAAAAGCAACCCATGAAACCACTGCGCAAAAAGGCAGCCATGAAGCTAACAACACCAGTGAAAAAGTCCTTCCTCCGGAGGCTGTTTGATTAG